Below is a genomic region from Acomys russatus chromosome 3, mAcoRus1.1, whole genome shotgun sequence.
ctcatgtgctAAAGGCTTGGTCCTCAACCTATGGTGCTACTGGGAGGTAATAGAATTAGAAGTGGAGGCTAGCAGAAAGATGTTAGGTCACTGCGTGAGGTGTTGAGTGAAGCATGCCATGAAAAAGGTGCTGGGGCCtggccccttcctgtctctctttgctttctggccaCCATAAAATAAATGACTTCGCTCCATTATGTGCTCCTTGCGGTGGTCTACCTTTCTATAGGATCAAAatcccacacctttaatccaaacgttcaagagacagaggctggcagatctctatgattttgaggccagcctgattgtcatagtgagttctaggtcagccagggctatgtagagagaccatgtctcaaaaaaaaaaaaaaaaaaaaagcaaagaagccagTTGACTCAATGTGGCCCTCCCTTTCCCTGGGGGGTCATAGGCCATCAGCCTGGAGGACAAAGGGAGCAGAAGCTGTGAGCAGGGTTTGGGTGGCCCGTAGTGAGTATGCTAGAATAACTCTCCAGGagcagcttcagtgagacagctcaacTTTATTCAAGGGAAATGAAGAGACTATACAGATGGGGTGGTAGTTGGGGCATCACCTAATAGGTACCCACAGTGTGCTTTATTTGCATTTTGGCAGGACAATCCTGTCGTATGAATGGGAACACAATACCTAATTATTCTataggccacagggaaagagtcTTTGCAGGGAACGGTATCAAAAGTTATACTCCAGATATGGTTAGAGGTCTGTGCCTAGAGACACTCTCCAGACaaggtcaggcagagaggagaCCTTACTCCATTTGTGCTGAGCTCAGAGAGTGATCTGGTCCTCCAACAACTCAGCTGACTGTAGACTTAGCCTCTCAAACTGCAAATTAGTATTTCCTCCTTGGTAATGGTTCATTTCAGCTATTTTGGCACAGCAATGAAAGAACACAAGAATCTTAAAAGCCAGAACTTCGAACTTCGAACTTCGAACTTAttcaaaagcacttgctgtataGTTGCTACGACTAGCGGGTAAGCCAGGGACTGGCCACTGGATGTACAGCAGGGAGGACAAAAGACTTAACAATGagccgagcggtggtggcacacgtctttaatcccagcatttgcgaggcagaggcaggcgaatcgctgtgagttcgaggctagcctggtctacaaagggagctagcactacacagagaaaccctgtcttgaaaacaaaacaaaacaaaacaaaacaaaaaaaagacctAACAATGGCTTGCCTTTGCAAGACTCATTGTCTGAAGATAGtaaggccaagaaagaaaaaacaaggattgaaaaaaattatgttaGAGATGGGGACATAGCACAGTGTTAGAGCAAATGTTTAACAAGCTTGAGGCTCTGAATttgaactccagctccaaaggctGAGGtagaggagtgggaggaaggttGGGTAGGGAGAAGCAAGGTCAAAGGTCATAAGTTGAAAGATCAGAAAAGGCCTACAAAAAGTGTGGCTGAAAACtgaacagagaagaggaaggacagcaggttgccaagaagagacttgataccctctgagcatatacagggggaggtaatccccctcaggaacagtcataggagaggggaataatgggaaaatggagggggggagggaagaatgggaggatacaagggatgggataaaccttgagatgtaacaagaataaattaataaaaaaaaaaaaaaaaagaaaaaaataacagcagcaTAGCGTGCACTTACAAAAATCAGGGAGACAAAAGGTAGGAAAATGTTGGTCCAGGTGATAGAAATCTTCATCTGCCGCATCAAGGAAGCAGCAGACCGTCCTAGCGCTGATGAAATTAAGAAATGCCAAGCTCACTGCAGCATTTTGAATAACGAAGTATGCCGCAGCATAAGCTTTGATAAGGAAAAGACCTCCTTAGGAGAGGTCAAGGGCGTGGAAGGGGTGGCCAGGAGAGCAATGCCCATCCTGTGCTTGCTTAGTCTCATTACtttattattgtgtataataATTCTGTCAATAATACTTCAATTGgggtgactctgtgtgtgtgcgcgtgtgcatgcatgcatgtgtgcgtatgtacACGTTCCTTATATgtaagaatttgttttgtttgttttgtttttgttttttgagacagcgtttcgcTATTgaatcctggctatcctgaaattcaatttgtagaccaagctgtcctggaactcacagagatttgcctgcctctgcctcctaagtgctgaaattaaaggtgtgcgccaccacaaaaaaaaaaaaaaaaagaagaaagaaagaaaaaaagaaaactgaacagagaaatcATATAGATTATCTCTGAAAAGAATATTccaggaggctagagagatgatggctcagtggttaagaacgctgctgttcttccagaggacctggatttgattcccaacacccatatggcagcttacaactgtcacatgccctcttctggcctctagggtTACCAggcatatacattatatatacagacatacacataggcaaaacacacatgcacataaaataaaaataaatgttaaaaaaaaagactgttccAGAAGCAATAAATACAAAGGTTTTGAAAAAGTAACATggttgatgttttaaattttctatattcTTTGCATCATTATACTTTTACAAGTTCATATAAATAAAGTACACAGTCAAGGACATTTTTTATGGGATATGTTTCAAAAATAGagccaagccgggtgtggtggtgcacacctttaatcccaggacttgtgaggcagaggcaggtggatcactgtgagttcgaggccagtttggtctacaaagtgagtccaggacatccagggctacacaaagaagccctgtctcagaaaaccaaaataataattactACTATTTAATACtactattaataaataataataataataataatttaaaagtggATGATGTCCGAGGCTATGTCCTAACCTCAAGTATGCCCATACATGTACTGAAACAtctacacatctacacacacacacacacacacacacacacacacacagagcaagaatGCACAAGGGGCTCTGAAATGTTACCTCTGGAACCCAAATGCTTGTCTTACAGGAGGCACGAGTGCTGCACAGTTTGCCACTGAGTACATGAAAGAAGTCGCTTCCATTCTGCAGAGTGGTAAGGTGATATCATCCAAGGTGAAGATCCTGCTGCTGCAGAGTGTGGCGTGTTGGTGCTACTTAAACCCCACCAGCAAGAAGAGGGCCAGACAGATGAAGTTGATTCCTACTTTTCACCTTTCTTCGATGCTACCTGCAACTCCACCGTCAAAGCTGAACTGAACAGCCACCACCTCGTTAATTTTTGGATCTGCTATGCTCTCTCTGCCATGACCTGGAATAACTCATCTATCATGAAGGCGCTGAGGTCCTACAGCTCTCTAAAATACCACCTGCAGATCTTGGCTATGGAGAACTGGACTGGGTGGTCTGAAAATTTTGCCGAGGTCTTGTATTTCCTAATAGGTTTTCACaggagttaatttttttttttcagtctagtTAACACGTTTTGGCTCTCTGTACCATTGCATTACCCTGGAAAcctgaaataaagaataaaacccATGTGTTGGTCCACAGCACTGTCTTATTCACTTAAAAAAGTTCTGTGCATGATCTGAGGAGATAGTTTGGTGGGGCTAGCACTTGCTGTGCATGCCTGAGGATAAAGGCTAGATTCCCAGAACACACCTAAAAGCTGCATGGGTTGTGGCAGCCTGCATGTGGTTCCAGCAGTGATGAAGCCTCGGTATAAATGATGGACATTGATGAAGATACGCTAGGTCAACCGCAGACCTATACACACACgctgcacacatacaagcacgcatacacacacaatccATGTACAGTCTATCAACTGTTATCATAAAACTTCCTAACAGTTCTTCTGCCTAATGTGACCTTATAGATACGGTGCTCATGGAGCTCACACAGTTGTAATCTCTCCCTTTATGACATAAAGACGCTAAATCATTGAGACTTGTAATCCAAGCTCAACCTACTTGGCAGGAGGGTTGTGAGTTCacagctagcctgggcaacacagtgaggaCCCTCttctcctgagtttgaggccagcctgatctatagagcaagttccaggacagccagagctacacagagaaaccttgtctcaaaaaacagagagagggagagagaggggggaagggagggagggaagagagagagagagagaaagaggaggccaGGTGTGTtaacagcacccaggaggcagtcCTCTATAATGGGAGGCCAGTCTGTGTGGTTTACCTACATATTTAGTaacaggccagccagagctatataatgacaccctgtcttaaaaaaaaaaaaaaaaaaaaaaaagtgtgtgcagGCAAGGCAACTGGAAGCAAATGGTCCAGTGGATGAAGAGCTTGTCACACaagtataaggacctgagttcaaatccccagaacccacctaaaGCTGAACACGGTAAAGTATGCTTGTAATCACCGCACTCATATGGCatatgagaggcagagacaggagactccctGAAGATTGTAGGTGAGCTAGAACTGCTGTTCATGGGTGTgaacaagagatcctgtctcaaataaaacagaagGTAAGGGCTGACAGCCAAGGgcgccctctgacttccacacgcacACTGCAGCACTCACACACCTATGCTCACATGAATATGTACATGCCcatcatgtacatatacacacaaaaaatattttttaaggtaggaaagaaaaggcaagtaggcctggtggcacacacgtaATCCCAGGTTTAAAATCAAATGCTGCAAGGTCTTAGGGATAGCTCAACAGCTGAGtgcttctgctcttccagaggacttggtaggtggaggcagaaggattgggagttcaaggtcatcagcTGCTGTCTGACTCTGAGGTTAACCTAAACTATGGAAGGTGTGTGCTATTGCAAAGTTGAATATTGCTCTGGAAATATtgggtggtttgttgttgttgttgttgtttacacaAAGGCCAAAGCGATTGCCTCCAATGTCAACCACTAAACCATGAACGTAATTTTCTAATAATACGGCTTTTAAGCTGATTCAGAGCAATTACTTCATTACCAATTCCTcattgagagaaaaaaacaacaactatgCCCTGGGTTCTCATCACAGCACATACCACATACCAGGGACAGCAGTacatgcctgaaatctcagcacttgggaagtgggagCAAAAGCAAAGGAGTTCAGTGGCATCCTCGGCTAAGGCCTGAGCGAAGAGTGAGTGGGCTTTGATGTTTTGAAGGCCCACGCTGGGCCCtatgtctttctctctgcctgctgcccaaggatcagctccttctccagcaccatgtctgcctgcatgctgccaccTGACACAGTGATAACCACCTAAGCATCTAAACCTGCAGGCAAGCCCCCAATTATTCCTTGTGACAGCTGCCTTGGTCTCGCTGTCTGTTCACCCCAATAAAACAGTGACTACCATTACATACTCACATGTTCTTACTGCGTTCACATGCCCACTCTCTATATAACTGTTACGCAATTAGGCAACATAATTCCTTCAATACTTCTCAGAGCCGTCAACTAACACAGTGTGATTGCATACTCTCGTACAACTCTTTTCCCTGTGGTGGCTTTTCGCTTAGCTCCTGGACACCTGCCATTATATTCTCACATTTTTTCTTCCCTATCTTTAGCATCTCTTGGAGAGCACACCATCATGGGACCCAGCAAGCTAACAAGTATCCTAGGTCTCATGTCCAGGTACCTCCACCACCCCTATCATGTATGTAGATCCTACTCTGTATCCCCTTGCCTTCCATTGTCCAGCGTCCTTAGTCTTCACTGAATGGGGCAGAGTCAGCATGTTTTTCAACTTGCATGGGCTAGGCgagaactctaccactgagctacatatccAGCCTTGACTGATAGATTCAacttcaatcttttttttaaagatttatttattcatttattatgtattacaatgttctgcctgcatttatgccagcagcccagaagagggcaccataggtggttgtgaaccatcatgtggttgctgggaattgaaccgccgacctttggaagagcagccagtgctcttaacctctgtgccatctctccagccccaacttcaaTCTTTTACTAAACCCAGAAAAACAGTAGCAAGTAGCAATGACAGAGAGGAAAGCTGAGTCCATCGTACTGGGTTTATACTTTCTGAAGTCATCAATCATGTCATTTCACTCTCTAATGAAATCGAGAATATTGAGCTACTGGAGTGTCCTATACCTGGAAGAAAATATGTGATACAGAGAAATATTTATACAGCCAATTAAAAGTGTTAAACTGgtgctgggcatggcggcacacacctttaatcccagcactcaggaggcagaggccagcagatctctgtgagttcgaagccagcctggccgacacagtgagttccaagagagccaaggctacacagagaaaccctgtctcaaaaaacaaacacatacacaaaaaagtgTAAAACTCGGTGAGGGTGTGGCTTTAGTGCTAAAGTCTTTGCCTAGCCTGCAGGAAGTCAATCTTTaacaattgaagaaaaaaaaataaaaagtagtataaaataaaaatatataccccttt
It encodes:
- the Armh2 gene encoding LOW QUALITY PROTEIN: armadillo-like helical domain-containing protein 2 (The sequence of the model RefSeq protein was modified relative to this genomic sequence to represent the inferred CDS: inserted 1 base in 1 codon) — protein: MLVQVIEIFICRIKEAADRPSADEIKKCQAHCSILNNEVCRSISFDKEKTSLGEVKGGTSAAQFATEYMKEVASILQSGKVISSKVKILLLQSVACWCYLNPTSKKRARQMKLIPTFXPFFDATCNSTVKAELNSHHLVNFWICYALSAMTWNNSSIMKALRSYSSLKYHLQILAMENWTGWSENFAEVLYFLIGFHRS